A genome region from Candidatus Eisenbacteria bacterium includes the following:
- a CDS encoding 2-oxoacid:acceptor oxidoreductase family protein has translation MIEVRFHGRGGQGAQVASKVLAVAFFHEGFYVQSFPAFGVERRGAPVMAFLRVDQQPIQLRINIYEPDHIIVLDPTLVKAVDVTSGLKPNGWILVNSSHSPETFHHLEGFRIATVDATSIAIRNGLGSRTNPIVNTAIMGAFSKVTGLVGIDSINLAIREEVPGKRDENARTAREAYEEVRF, from the coding sequence ATGATCGAAGTCCGATTTCATGGAAGGGGTGGGCAGGGAGCTCAGGTGGCATCCAAGGTGCTCGCCGTTGCCTTTTTCCATGAGGGGTTTTATGTCCAGTCTTTTCCTGCCTTCGGGGTGGAGAGGCGGGGAGCTCCCGTGATGGCCTTTCTTAGAGTTGATCAGCAACCCATTCAGTTGAGGATCAACATCTATGAACCCGATCATATCATCGTTCTGGACCCGACCCTGGTCAAAGCAGTAGATGTTACCTCAGGATTGAAACCGAATGGATGGATTTTGGTTAATTCGAGTCATTCTCCCGAGACGTTTCATCATCTGGAGGGTTTTCGAATCGCCACGGTCGATGCCACCTCTATTGCTATCCGAAATGGTCTGGGTTCAAGGACGAACCCGATTGTCAATACAGCCATCATGGGAGCCTTTTCAAAGGTGACCGGCCTCGTGGGAATCGATTCCATCAATCTGGCGATACGGGAAGAGGTTCCGGGAAAGAGGGATGAG
- a CDS encoding GntR family transcriptional regulator, with amino-acid sequence MYDIPPSSKKPDASTTSIDHVVYAKTQSAKEPMPPRAEMESGIDSIDNLVGPRGTTDQVMGRIRDAIISGRISPGTWLREAQLATRLGVSRIPVREALARLEAEELVERVPYRGTRVLRLTVERVIESFMLRSLLEGFATKLATLHIRPEEITRLRSLVTQLEECARPGRHEDVAPLHREIHSIIYNRCGSAKLIRWINELYNQFPKNLRRTTRFEEPPKEYRRIVDAIEARDAELAGKLMSEHLENGRPAAVKHYTDTLLG; translated from the coding sequence ATGTACGATATTCCGCCCTCGTCAAAAAAACCGGACGCCTCAACGACTTCGATTGACCACGTTGTCTATGCAAAAACACAGTCAGCTAAGGAACCAATGCCGCCGAGAGCAGAAATGGAATCTGGAATCGACAGTATCGATAACTTAGTGGGTCCGAGAGGCACCACAGATCAGGTAATGGGACGCATCCGCGATGCAATCATCTCGGGCAGGATCTCTCCGGGAACTTGGCTGCGCGAGGCTCAACTGGCCACTCGTCTCGGCGTGAGCCGCATCCCAGTTCGGGAGGCGTTGGCACGCCTCGAAGCAGAGGAGTTGGTCGAGCGCGTGCCCTACCGGGGCACGAGGGTATTGCGCCTTACCGTGGAACGGGTGATAGAGTCATTCATGCTGCGCTCACTCCTCGAGGGCTTCGCCACAAAGCTGGCTACCCTGCATATTAGGCCTGAAGAGATCACCAGGCTGAGGAGTCTGGTCACACAATTGGAGGAGTGCGCCAGGCCCGGTCGCCACGAGGATGTCGCCCCCCTCCACCGCGAAATCCATTCCATCATCTACAACCGATGTGGATCTGCGAAGCTGATACGCTGGATCAACGAACTCTACAACCAGTTTCCCAAGAACCTGCGCCGCACTACTCGCTTCGAAGAGCCACCGAAAGAATACCGGCGCATCGTGGACGCAATCGAGGCGAGGGATGCCGAGCTGGCGGGCAAGCTGATGAGCGAACATCTCGAAAATGGCCGGCCAGCGGCTGTCAAGCATTACACCGATACACTCTTGGGGTGA
- a CDS encoding aldolase/citrate lyase family protein: MRPNKVKRALMNGEVQIGTWVNVLRTPQIAQMLATAGFDFMYIDMEHSTLSIETVGDLCYAALAAGLVPIVRPPAKEHHLLSRPLDGGAMGLLIPHVDTREEAEAVIKAVRFPPLGERGVNLMGVHTDFGRANGDEYIKSTHAETLLLVQIESDRGIGNLDKILSVDGVDGAVIGRADLSTDLGLPGQTNHPEVVRRVEMMIAACQRHRKIPGLLVQDVASAKEWIAKGIRLVPYANEVSLLINAGARAVDEIRSFAKGNR, encoded by the coding sequence ATGCGACCCAACAAAGTCAAGCGAGCTCTCATGAACGGCGAGGTCCAGATCGGCACCTGGGTCAACGTCCTTCGCACCCCTCAGATTGCCCAGATGCTGGCCACGGCTGGCTTCGACTTTATGTACATTGACATGGAACACTCAACCCTCTCCATCGAAACAGTTGGCGACCTCTGCTATGCCGCCCTGGCGGCAGGGCTGGTCCCCATCGTCAGGCCCCCGGCCAAGGAGCACCATCTGCTCAGCAGGCCATTGGATGGCGGCGCTATGGGTTTGCTAATCCCCCACGTGGACACGCGGGAAGAGGCGGAGGCCGTGATCAAGGCCGTCCGCTTCCCGCCATTAGGCGAGAGAGGAGTGAACCTGATGGGGGTTCACACCGATTTTGGCAGGGCAAACGGCGATGAGTACATCAAATCCACCCACGCCGAGACCCTCCTGCTGGTGCAGATTGAAAGTGACAGAGGGATCGGCAACCTGGATAAGATCCTTTCGGTGGACGGTGTGGATGGTGCTGTTATCGGCCGGGCCGATCTCTCCACTGATCTCGGCCTACCGGGACAGACTAACCATCCGGAGGTAGTCCGGCGCGTTGAGATGATGATCGCAGCCTGCCAACGCCACAGAAAGATCCCCGGCCTCCTCGTGCAAGACGTAGCCTCGGCCAAGGAATGGATCGCCAAGGGGATCCGGCTTGTCCCCTACGCCAACGAGGTGAGCCTCCTGATCAATGCTGGCGCACGAGCTGTCGACGAGATCCGCAGCTTCGCGAAGGGGAACCGATGA
- a CDS encoding 2-hydroxyacid dehydrogenase: MAKKPVVLCMDLLPSAMRELIVGQKPEGLDLVFVETSSQEEQVAKARDADYILCSWTPVPGQVIEAGEKLKLIQKYGIGVDKIDMKTAAQKGIPVCICAGVNAVAVAETAITLMLAVYKQLCVAHNSLRAGHWLKWELRTACYELWQKTVGIIGGGNIGRAVAKRLSHGFECRVLYYDVLRLPQETETAMGMIYASMEDLLRQADIVSLHIPLLPETRGLIGAKAFALIKPTAVLINTARGGVVDEPALIEALQKKTIAGAGLDVFAKEPPDPDNPLLRMDNVVVTPHNGGGTVDTAKRIVSHAFDNIMRVERGEPLPEADRVRST, from the coding sequence ATGGCGAAGAAGCCTGTAGTGTTGTGCATGGACCTGTTGCCGTCTGCCATGCGTGAATTGATAGTCGGCCAGAAGCCGGAAGGCCTGGACCTTGTTTTTGTAGAGACCTCAAGCCAAGAGGAGCAAGTCGCGAAAGCCCGGGATGCCGACTACATCCTTTGTTCATGGACACCGGTCCCGGGTCAGGTGATTGAGGCGGGTGAAAAGCTCAAGCTGATTCAGAAGTACGGGATCGGGGTAGACAAGATCGATATGAAGACCGCTGCCCAAAAGGGCATACCCGTCTGTATCTGTGCCGGCGTCAACGCCGTGGCGGTGGCAGAGACCGCTATCACCCTGATGCTGGCTGTCTACAAGCAGCTGTGTGTGGCCCACAACTCCCTTCGCGCGGGGCACTGGCTCAAGTGGGAGCTGCGCACCGCCTGTTACGAATTGTGGCAGAAGACAGTAGGGATCATCGGGGGAGGCAACATCGGCCGGGCTGTGGCCAAGCGGCTCAGCCACGGATTCGAATGCCGGGTCCTTTACTACGATGTCCTTAGGTTGCCGCAAGAAACGGAGACGGCCATGGGGATGATTTACGCATCCATGGAAGACCTCCTCCGGCAGGCCGACATCGTCTCGCTCCATATACCACTGCTCCCTGAGACCAGGGGACTGATCGGGGCGAAAGCATTCGCCCTGATAAAGCCCACGGCCGTTCTCATCAACACCGCCAGGGGAGGCGTGGTGGATGAGCCTGCGCTGATCGAGGCGCTTCAGAAGAAAACAATCGCCGGCGCGGGCCTTGATGTATTCGCCAAAGAGCCCCCCGATCCGGACAATCCCTTGCTCCGGATGGACAACGTAGTGGTAACTCCTCACAACGGCGGGGGCACGGTGGACACCGCGAAACGAATCGTTAGTCATGCGTTCGACAATATCATGCGAGTCGAGCGCGGAGAGCCCCTGCCCGAGGCGGATCGGGTGAGGAGCACCTGA
- a CDS encoding RraA family protein yields the protein MASMINAEALEVLKSFSTGMVGDALLMAGIEGGILGIHPVRGFEDAKIVGPATTVLFGPPTPDTPKMTMYRAIRSSAPGSVLVIDGKGLGNHFTGDNQGECAKRRGILGTVVYGGARDVAGYRRMGMPLWCMGAGTADKPLGFGIVGHNVPIEISGVQVKPGDIIVADEDGVMAIPQESLNTVLANLKVITEVEEGMEKAIQCDAPVEEMEVIIGRKRRKA from the coding sequence ATGGCAAGTATGATCAATGCCGAAGCATTGGAAGTTCTAAAGAGTTTCAGCACAGGCATGGTCGGCGACGCGCTCCTCATGGCAGGCATCGAGGGGGGCATCCTGGGGATCCATCCCGTCAGAGGTTTTGAGGATGCCAAGATCGTCGGGCCGGCAACTACGGTGCTCTTCGGCCCACCCACACCAGACACGCCCAAGATGACAATGTACCGCGCTATACGGAGCTCCGCACCCGGCAGCGTCCTGGTGATCGACGGCAAGGGCCTCGGGAACCACTTCACAGGAGACAACCAGGGTGAGTGCGCCAAACGACGTGGAATCTTGGGCACTGTTGTCTATGGCGGCGCCCGGGATGTCGCGGGATACCGGCGGATGGGGATGCCGCTCTGGTGCATGGGCGCCGGCACCGCCGATAAGCCGCTGGGGTTCGGGATCGTGGGCCATAACGTTCCCATCGAGATCAGTGGGGTTCAGGTGAAGCCCGGGGACATCATCGTCGCCGACGAAGACGGCGTGATGGCAATCCCGCAGGAGAGCCTCAACACGGTCCTTGCCAACTTGAAAGTTATCACCGAGGTCGAGGAAGGCATGGAGAAGGCTATCCAGTGCGACGCCCCGGTCGAAGAGATGGAGGTGATCATCGGCAGGAAGAGGCGGAAGGCGTAG